One genomic window of Chanos chanos chromosome 13, fChaCha1.1, whole genome shotgun sequence includes the following:
- the clec19a gene encoding C-type lectin domain family 19 member A, with product MLCWELFLGLIFVGLHVCALPSTNIKITQALPVQLPEPSQPATCPLFWTEFEGHCYRFFPLNRTWAEADLYCAEFSNGHKSAKLTSIHSWEENVFVYDLVNSRIPGIPTDIWIGLHDRRQEGTLEWTDGSAYEYSYWDGNQPDDGIHRIPVEEDCVEMWYRQNSALRSWNDNSCDKAFPFVCKIPTLDN from the exons ATGCTCTGTTGGGAATTGTTTTTGGGCCTGATTTTTGTGGGCCTCCATGTGTGTGCTCTGCCCTCAACCAATATCAAGATCACGCAAG CACTGCCTGTACAGCTGCCTGAGCCCAGCCAACCTGCCACCTGCCCACTCTTTTGGACCGAGTTTGAAGGCCACTGCTATCGTTTCTTCCCCCTTAACCGCACCTGGGCAGAAGCTGACCTGTACTGTGCAGAGTTCTCCAATGGCCACAAGTCCGCCAAGCTAACCTCTATACACAG ctgggaagaaaatgtgtttgtttatgatttgGTGAACAGCCGTATCCCAGGAATTCCCACTGATATTTGGATTGGCCTTCATGACAGAAGACAG GAGGGTACTCTCGAATGGACTGATGGGTCAGCGTATGAGTACAGTTACTGGGATGGGAACCAGCCTGACGACGGCATCCATCGCATTCCAGTGGAGGAGGACTGTGTAGAGATGTGGTACAGGCAAAACAGTG CACTGAGGTCCTGGAACGACAACAGCTGTGACAAGGCCTTTCCCTTCGTCTGTAAGATCCCCACGTTGGATAACTAG